Genomic window (Dyadobacter fanqingshengii):
AGGACAAAGCAGCAGGGAGTTTCTGCTGGTAAAAAGTGAATTGAAAAGAAGGGGAATCGGTTCTTTATAAGTAACTTATTACTTTCGCATTCTTGAAAATTGTCAATTGTTTTAAAAACGAATGAATCAATCCCGAAATCCAACACCATATTTAGTTTTCAGTTTTTTGCTAATTGTCCTGGATCAGCTTTCCAAATTCCTGGTCTATAAATATATGGAGCCTGGCTTTTCCGGCCAGATCCCATTGATAGGGAATTGGTTAAAACTACATTATGTGCTTAATCCGGGTATGGCTTTCGGGATGCAGCTGGGACACGAATATGGCAAGCTGTTCCTGACATTGTTCCGCCTCGTGGCCATGTGCGCCATCGGCTGGTATCTGATTCATCTGGCACGTTCCGGTGCTTCTAAAGGCTTGCTCTGGGCGCTTGCTATGATCCTTGCCGGAGCGGTTGGTAATGTTATTGACAGTACATTTTATGGTGTTTTGTTGAAGAACGCACCTTACGGCTCTCCTACTCCATGGTTTCACGGACAAGTTATTGACATGATCTTTGTTGATTTCTGGGAAGGTTTTATCCCTGATTGGGTGCCGGTTTGGGGAGGGCAATATTATTCAACACCAATTTTTAACATTGCCGATTCGTGCATTTTCATTGGTGTTTGCAGCATACTTATATTCCAGGGAAGCTTCCATGCAGATCATAAAGACGAGGATCACAATGCTGTGGCGCACACCAACGATCTCGAACAAACCAACGATCCTGAGCATATCGCCGAATCAACCGATAA
Coding sequences:
- a CDS encoding lipoprotein signal peptidase, giving the protein MNQSRNPTPYLVFSFLLIVLDQLSKFLVYKYMEPGFSGQIPLIGNWLKLHYVLNPGMAFGMQLGHEYGKLFLTLFRLVAMCAIGWYLIHLARSGASKGLLWALAMILAGAVGNVIDSTFYGVLLKNAPYGSPTPWFHGQVIDMIFVDFWEGFIPDWVPVWGGQYYSTPIFNIADSCIFIGVCSILIFQGSFHADHKDEDHNAVAHTNDLEQTNDPEHIAESTDNISGSDHYGVTESPGNHSESSPDEPEAIPSSPVKLEDDETKKES